Part of the Poecilia reticulata strain Guanapo linkage group LG2, Guppy_female_1.0+MT, whole genome shotgun sequence genome is shown below.
tcaagtaaatgACCTAGCTGCAATCAGTGTATTCAGACAGCgtttataaacaaaactttaaagatcatCACAGTTTTTAGCAACCCTCCAATTTTACAAAGTGGCAACAACAAGCATGACTATAAACATTATTATGTGACTCTATCATGGCTAATTAAACGTATTAAGCACAGGTACAGTGTACAGGTACAATTAGCCTCCAAGAGGCTAATTTAGCTAGCTTCCACCGTATAATTTCCGGCAAACAAAATACTACAAACGTGTCTTCAACCATTCGCCTCACAATCCTACTGCCATTAAgtacaaaagtacaaaaatagagtacaaaaatattttgacagatTCAGTACAAATCTGTCAGTGCGACACTGACACCGAAGTGTCAGTGTCGCATATGATGACTTcagcttattcttcttcttgggtttttAAGGTGATccgtccttatttttattatttcaatcaaaaatattaaaaggttTACAGAACAATTTGGCAtgcaatcacaaaagaaaataaatattaatttttcttaaatttatttggtgtaaatcattgatatcatactcaaaaatagttggtaaattTTATAAAAGGCCTTTAAATCAAGCTAACAACAAAACCCCTccggttttatattttactgagttatttttaaataccgaATTAAAGTCTTATGACTGATACGTCTGACATGTCTTTgtagtaaatattcttaatatcCTTTTCAAACTAGCACATACattgtaaataaaggttttttaaaaaagctaagaagaaaaaaagaaaaaaggttctATCGGCGACAAGCTGCTGTGGTCACCGATACGAATGGTTGATAACAACCTACTGAGCCTGCTAGCAGGCAGACCAGTGACCAACTGAGGCCATTCAATGGGGTTGATAACCACTGATAATGGCCAGTCTATGGGATGATAACATTCAAAGAGGGTGGTTTAAACTGCcattgttgtacatcttttatctgctcattttgtggaatatttaacaactacaAAATCGCACAGAAGAAGAATATTTTTtgcactctgactggctgctgttaggcctacaaattttaagttgaatgttcataaaaaattttcatagacacctgtgaaaataatttctattcccatggcttttttgttttctgggaaattatcttgatgataaatacagaagcaATCATgacaatcaaaacatctacaatagtgatagtaatattaataataaaataatagtcagtgcaaagtagcctacaaattctttggtgggggcggtgagggacctggataaaggctggtgggcgctggcccaaaaaaggttgagaaacactgatttagttggtaatgttgcatgttctaaaatacctgcaaaaacattgactaaaaggcctcttatttaatgttgaggggtTTTTGTCTGTAAGGCTAACCTTTAGGgaacagacattttacattttgttttgagttgaaatgtactgaagtcttatttaagtttgagtgtttagcttgttaattgtattgctAGAAGCAACTGTTTGCactatttatatacattttctattaaactgtggcaatagcaacggtaTAGTTAATTTNNNNNNNNNNNNNNNNNNNNNNNNNNNNNNNNNNNNNNNNNNNNNNNNNNNNNNNNNNNNNNNNNNNNNNNNNNNNNNNNNNNNNNNNNNNNNNNNNNNNNNNNNNNNNNNNNNNNNNNNNNNNNNNNNNNNNNNNNNNNNNNNNNNNNNNNNNNNNNNNNNNNNNNNNNNNNNNNNNNNNNNNNNNNNNNNNNNNNNNNNNNNNNNNNNNNNNNNNNNNNNNNNNNNNNNNNNNNNNNNNNNNNNNNNNNNNNNNNNNNNNNNNNNNNNNNNNNNNNNNNNNNNNNNNNNNNNNNNNNNNNNNNNNNNNNNNNNNNNNNNNNNNNNNNNNNNNNNNNNNNNNNNNNNNNNNNNNNNNNNNNNNNNNNNNNNNNNNNNNNNNNNNNNNNNNNNNNNNNNNNNNNNNNNNNNNNNNNNNNNNNNNNNNNNNNNNNNNNNNNNNNNNNNNNNNNNNNNNNNNNNNNNNNNNNNNNNNNNNNNNNNNNNNNNNNNNNNNNNNNNNNNNNNNNNNNNNNNNNNNNNNNNNNNNNNNNNNNNNNNNNNNNNNNNNNNNNNNNNNNNNNNNNNNNNNNNNNNNNNNNNNNNNNNNNNNNNNNNNNNNNNNNNNNNNNNNNNNNNNNNNNNNNNNNNNNNNNNNNNNNNNNNNNNNNNNNNNNNNNNNNNNNNNNNNNNNNNNNNNNNNNNNNNNNNNNNNNNNNNNNNNNNNNNNNNNNNNNNNNNNNNNNNNNNNNNNNNNNNNNNNNNNNNNNNNNNNNNNNNNNNNNNNNNNNNNNNNNNNNNNNNNNNNNNNNNNNNNNNNNNNNNNNNNNNNNNNNNNNNNNNNNNNNNNNNNNNNNNNNNNNNNNNNNNNNNNNNNNNNNNNNNNNNNNNNNNNNNNNNNNNNNNNNNNNNNNNNNNNNNNNNNNNNNNNNNNNNNNNNNNNNNNNNNNNNNNNNNNNNNNNNNNNNNNNNNNNNNNNNNNNNNNNNNNNNNNNNNNNNNNNNNNNNNNNNNgattactgctagttctgagtggctgtttctgactgagcgcagtaattatgcagagcagggaggagattgattatttttttagagattatctgtctcatgttaggacagcgaaaatTTTAATACTGTTTAAGGAAGAATtatttatacaattaaatttagcaaaaaatctgtctctggttcttcctgttgatcccgggttctctcgcgtggacacagaaacacaacaatacgtgttgacgtcacagaattacagaatttaatccaatcagaagaaagtatgagatagaacaggaaactggagaaacacagatacaaacattgctacctgagacaagaagacagagaaatatcaaggacgtccttggagaaagagctggtgcagaagtaaaactaaaatcagcttttctgaattatttcccttgtgcacaaacttttatacctgtaggcagtggcgcaactacacattattcaggtggatgcgaaaacatagatcggcgcccccccgcCCCAGgtaaggaacgtcagggtgaaggagcgacgctcactcgctaaacccccccccccgaggcgacaatacgtgaaaggtaaaactcgctacatttacctcgttatgtgcgcgaggtgaaggagcgtgaGGCGCGCttaagtgtatgggaaaacatcatcggcgcgctgccccctccagacggggttttggcgccccccctggtgctgcgcccctatgcgttgcataccctgcatacccactttttgcgccgctgcctgtaggtgtgttttcttctttaatgtattcaaataaggtgtatctctacttgaccaatTGGAAGGCCTCTCTGGTcctttttgaatttagaaagtccctgcaatttgttcacaagatcaaacaccttttgttaaataaggtagaagcagactctccgaattcatggtggtttatggctttcacagatcagtgtgaaaagctagaacttcctactgattgtttcccagacaaagggcagatcagaaATCTTGACAAACCATCTACTTTAACAGCtagtaaaataaaggtcaaaaggccagaataagttatacattttaaaactatattagactatttcaatcaagtcatgttaaattttaaaactaacttattttaaatttatttatttataacacTATCCGGCCTCCTGCGGCTCTACAGCCTTCTGGGCAAGGAGACACATATGAAagaacctcacaggtagctgtgaaattctggtttcttttctgctctgccaggaacaaaccttttaaTACTGTATTTCAATTCATTGAAAAGTTATCTCCAGaaacccaatttgttcttctgcactcagcatctccaagGTTTAGTCCTGatataaaaccaaaaagcaATATATAACATCGACAGAAAATAATggagtacaattcctgtttctaacctaatataatattcaaataagaattaagacattcattcaccacaaacctaagtatttttctaatactaaacattttcatttgattcNNNNNNNNNNNNNNNNNNNNNNNNNNNNNNNNNNNNNNNNNNNNNNNNNNNNNNNNNNNNNNNNNNNNNNNNNNNNNNNNNNNNNNNNNNNNNNNNNNNNNNNNNNNNNNNNNNNNNNNNNNNNNNNNNNNNNNNNNNNNNNNNNNNNNNNNNNNNNNNNNNNNNNNNNNNNNNNNNNNNNNNNNNNNNNNNNNNNNNNNNNNNNNNNNNNNNNNNNNNNNNNNNNNNNNNNNNNNNNNNNNNNNNNNNNNNNNNNNNNNNNNNNNNNNNNNNNNNNNNNNNNNNNNNNNNNNNNNNNNNNNNNNNNNNNNNNNNNNNNNNNNNNNNNNNNNNNNNNNNNNNNNNNNNNNNNNNNNNNNNNNNNNNNNNNNNNNNNNNNNNNNNNNNNNNNNNNNNNNNNNNNNNNNNNNNNNNNNNNNNNNNNNNNNNNNNNNNNNNNNNNNNNNNNNNNNNNNNNNNNNNNNNNNNNNNNNNNNNNNNNNNNNNNNNNNNNNNNNNNNNNNNNNNNNNNNNNNNNNNNNNNNNNNNNNNNNNNNNNNNNNNNNNNNNNNNNNNNNNNNNNNNNNNNNNNNNNNNNNNNNNNNNNNNNNNNNNNNNNNNNNNNNNNNNNNNNNNNNNNNNNNNNNNNNNNNNNNNNNNNNNNNNNNNNNNNNNNNNNNNNNNNNNNNNNNNNNNNNNNNNNNNNNNNNNNNNNNNNNNNNNNNNNNNNNNNNNNNNNNNNNNNNNNNNNNNNNNNNNNNNNNNNNNNNNNNNNNNNNNNNNNNNNNNNNNNNNNNNNNNNNNNNNNNNNNNNNNNNNNNNNNNNNNNNNNNNNNNNNNNNNNNNNNNNNNNNNNNNNNNNNNNNNNNNNNNNNNNNNNNNNNNNNNNNNNNNNNNNNNNNNNNNNNNNNNNNNNNNNNNNNNNNNNNNNNNNNNNNNNNNNNNNNNNNNNNNNNNNNNNNNNNNNNNNNNNNNNNNNNNNNNNNNNNNNNNNNNNNNNNNNNNNNNNNNNNNNNNNNNNNNNNNNNNNNNNNNNNNNNNNNNNNNNNNNNNNNNNNNNNNNNNNNNNNNNNNNNNNNNNNNNNNNNNNNNNNNNNNNNNNNNNNNNNNNNNNNNNNNNNNNNNNNNNNNNNNNNNNNNNNNNNNNNNNNNNNNNNNNNNNNNNNNNNNNNNNNNNNNNNNNNNNNNNNNNNNNNNNNNNNNNNNNNNNNNNNNNNNNNNNNNNNNNNNNNNNNNNNNNNNNNNNNNNNNNNNNNNNNNNNNNNNNNNNNNNNNNNNNNNNNNNNNNNNNNNNNNNNNNNNNNNNNNNNNNNNNNNNNNNNNNNNNNNNNNNNNNNNNNNNNNNNNNNNNNNNNNNNNNNNNNNNNNNNNNNNNNNNNNNNNNNNNNNNNNNNNNNNNNNNNNNNNNNNNNNNNNNNNNNNNNNNNNNNNNNNNNNNNNNNNNNNNNNNNNNNNNNNNNNNNNNNNNNNNNNNNNNNNNNNNNNNNNNNNNNNNNNNNNNNNNNNNNNNNNNNNNNNNNNNNNNNNNNNNNNNNNNNNNNNNNNNNNNNNNNNNNNNNNNNNNNNNNNNNNNNNNNNNNNNNNNNNNNNNNNNNNNNNNNNNNNNNNNNNNNNNNNNNNNNNNNNNNNNNNNNNNNNNNNNNNNNNNNNNNNNNNNNNNNNNNNNNNNNNNNNNNNNNNNNNNNNNNNNNNNNNNNNNNNNNNNNNNNNNNNNNNNNNNNNNNNNNNNNNNNNNNNNNNNNNNNNNNNNNNNNNNNNNNNNNNNNNNNNNNNNNNNNNNNNNNNNNNNNNNNNNNNNNNNNNNNNNNNNNNNNNNNNNNNNNNNNNNNNNNNNNNNNNNNNNNNNNNNNNNNNNNNNNNNNNNNNNNNNNNNNNNNNNNNNNNNNNNNNNNNNNNNNNNNNNNNNNNNNNNNNNNNNNNNNNNNNNNNNNNNNNNNNNNNNNNNNNNNNNNNNNNNNNNNNNNNNNNNNNNNNNNNNNNNNNNNNNNNNNNNNNNNNNNNNNNNNNNNNNNNNNNNNNNNNNNNNNNNNNNNNNNNNNNNNNNNNNNNNNNNNNNNNNNNNNNNNNNNNNNNNNNNNNNNNNNNNNNNNNNNNNNNNNNNNNNNNNNNNNNNNNNNNNNNNNNNNNNNNNNNNNNNNNNNNNNNNNNNNNNNNNNNNNNNNNNNNNNNNNNNNNNNNNNNNNNNNNNNNNNNNNNNNNNNNNNNNNNNNNNNNNNNNNNNNNNNNNNNNNNNNNNNNNNNNNNNNNNNNNNNNNNNNNNNNNNNNNNNNNNNNNNNNNNNNNNNNNNNNNNNNNNNNNNNNNNNNNNNNNNNNNNNNNNNNNNNNNNNNNNNNNNNNNNNNNNNNNNNNNNNNNNNNNNNNNNNNNNNNNNNNNNNNNNNNNNNNNNNNNNNNNNNNNNNNNNNNNNNNNNNNNNNNNNNNNNNNNNNNNNNNNNNNNNNNNNNNNNNNNNNNNNNNNNNNNNNNNNNNNNNNNNNNNNNNNNNNNNNNNNNNNNNNNNNNNNNNNNNNNNNNNNNNNNNNNNNNNNNNNNNNNNNNNNNNNNNNNNNNNNNNNNNNNNNNNNNNNNNNNNNNNNNNNNNNNNNNNNNNNNNNNNNNNNNNNNNNNNNNNNNNNNNNNNNNNNNNNNNNNNNNNNNNNNNNNNNNNNNNNNNNNNNNNNNNNNNNNNNNNNNNNNNNNNNNNNNNNNNNNNNNNNNNNNNNNNNNNNNNNNNNNNNNNNNNNNNNNNNNNNNNNNNNNNNNNNNNNNNNNNNNNNNNNNNNNNNNNNNNNNNNNNNNNNNNNNNNNNNNNNNNNNNNNNNNNNNNNNNNNNNNNNNNNNNNNNNNNNNNNNNNNNNNNNNNNNNNNNNNNNNNNNNNNNNNNNNNNNNNNNNNNNNNNNNNNNNNNNNNNNNNNNNNNNNNNNNNNNNNNNNNNNNNNNNNNNNNNNNNNNNNNNNNNNNNNNNNNNNNNNNNNNNNNNNNNNNNNNNNNNNNNNNNNNNNNNNNNNNNNNNNNNNNNNNNNNNNNNNNNNNNNNNNNNNNNNNNNNNNNNNNNNNNNNNNNNNNNNNNNNNNNNNNNNNNNNNNNNNNNNNNNNNNNNNNNNNNNNNNNNNNNNNNNNNNNNNNNNNNNNNNNNNNNNNNNNNNNNNNNNNNNNNNNNNNNNNNNNNNNNNNNNNNNNNNNNNNNNNNNNNNNNNNNNNNNNNNNNNNNNNNNNNNNNNNNNNNNNNNNNNNNNNNNNNNNNNNNNNNNNNNNNNNNNNNNNNNNNNNNNNNNNNNNNNNNNNNNNNNNNNNNNNNNNNNNNNNNNNNNNNNNNNNNNNNNNNNNNNNNNNNNNNNNNNNNNNNNNNNNNNNNNNNNNNNNNNNNNNNNNNNNNNNNNNNNNNNNNNNNNNNNNNNNNNNNNNNNNNNNNNNNNNNNNNNNNNNNNNNNNNNNNNNNNNNNNNNNNNNNNNNNNNNNNNNNNNNNNNNNNNNNNNNNNNNNNNNNNNNNNNNNNNNNNNNNNNNNNNNNNNNNNNNNNNNNNNNNNNNNNNNNNNNNNNNNNNNNNNNNNNNNNNNNNNNNNNNNNNNNNNNNNNNNNNNNNNNNNNNNNNNNNNNNNNNNNNNNNNNNNNNNNNNNNNNNNNNNNNNNNNNNNNNNNNNNNNNNNNNNNNNNNNNNNNNNNNNNNNNNNNNNNNNNNNNNNNNNNNNNNNNNNNNNNNNNNNNNNNNNNNNNNNNNNNNNNNNNNNNNNNNNNNNNNNNNNNNNNNNNNNNNNNNNNNNNNNNNNNNNNNNNNNNNNNNNNNNNNNNNNNNNNNNNNNNNNNNNNNNNNNNNNNNNNNNNNNNNNNNNNNNNNNNNNNNNNNNNNNNNNNNNNNNNNNNNNNNNNNNNNNNNNNNNNNNNNNNNNNNNNNNNNNNNNNNNNNNNNNNNNNNNNNNNNNNNNNNNNNNNNNNNNNNNNNNNNNNNNNNNNNNNNNNNNNNNNNNNNNNNNNNNNNNNNNNNNNNNNNNNNNNNNNNNNNNNNNNNNNNNNNNNNNNNNNNNNNNNNNNNNNNNNNNNNNNNNNNNNNNNNNNNNNNNNNNNNNNNNNNNNNNNNNNNNNNNNNNNNNNNNNNNNNNNNNNNNNNNNNNNNNNNNNNNNNNNNNNNNNNNNNNNNNNNNNNNNNNNNNNNNNNNNNNNNNNNNNNNNNNNNNNNNNNNNNNNNNNNNNNNNNNNNNNNNNNNNNNNNNNNNNNNNNNNNNNNNNNNNNNNNNNNNNNNNNNNNNNNNNNNNNNNNNNNNNNNNNNNNNNNNNNNNNNNNNNNNNNNNNNNNNNNNNNNNNNNNNNNNNNNNNNNNNNNNNNNNNNNNNNNNNNNNNNNNNNNNNNNNNNNNNNNNNNNNNNNNNNNNNNNNNNNNNNNNNNNNNNNNNNNNNNNNNNNNNNNNNNNNNNNNNNNNNNNNNNNNNNNNNNNNNNNNNNNNNNNNNNNNNNNNNNNNNNNNNNNNNNNNNNNNNNNNNNNNNNNNNNNNNNNNNNNNNNNNNNNNNNNNNNNNNNNNNNNNNNNNNNNNNNNNNNNNNNNNNNNNNNNNNNNNNNNNNNNNNNNNNNNNNNNNNNNNNNNNNNNNNNNNNNNNNNNNNNNNNNNNNNNNNNNNNNNNNNNNNNNNNNNNNNNNNNNNNNNNNNNNNNNNNNNNNNNNNNNNNNNNNNNNNNNNNNNNNNNNNNNNNNNNNNNNNNNNNNNNNNNNNNNNNNNNNNNNNNNNNNNNNNNNNNNNNNNNNNNNNNNNNNNNNNNNNNNNNNNNNNNNNNNNNNNNNNNNNNNNNNNNNNNNNNNNNNNNNNNNNNNNNNNNNNNNNNNNNNNNNNNNNNNNNNNNNNNNNNNNNNNNNNNNNNNNNNNNNNNNNNNNNNNNNNNNNNNNNNNNNNNNNNNNNNNNNNNNNNNNNNNNNNNNNNNNNNNNNNNNNNNNNNNNNNNNNNNNNNNNNNNNNNNNNNNNNNNNNNNNNNNNNNNNNNNNNNNNNNNNNNNNNNNNNNNNNNNNNNNNNNNNNNNNNNNNNNNNNNNNNNNNNNNNNNNNNNNNNNNNNNNNNNNNNNNNNNNNNNNNNNNNNNNNNNNNNNNNNNNNNNNNNNNNNNNNNNNNNNNNNNNNNNNNNNNNNNNNNNNNNNNNNNNNNNNNNNNNNNNNNNNNNNNNNNNNNNNNNNNNNNNNNNNNNNNNNNNNNNNNNNNNNNNNNNNNNNNNNNNNNNNNNNNNNNNNNNNNNNNNNNNNNNNNNNNNNNNNNNNNNNNNNNNNNNNNNNNNNNNNNNNNNNNNNNNNNNNNNNNNNNNNNNNNNNNNNNNNNNNNNNNNNNNNNNNNNNNNNNNNNNNNNNNNNNNNNNNNNNNNNNNNNNNNNNNNNNNNNNNNNNNNNNNNNNNNNNNNNNNNNNNNNNNNNNNNNNNNNNNNNNNNNNNNNNNNNNNNNNNNNNNNNNNNNNNNNNNNNNNNNNNNNNNNNNNNNNNNNNNNNNNNNNNNNNNNNNNNNNNNNNNNNNNNNNNNNNNNNNNNNNNNNNNNNNNNNNNNNNNNNNNNNNNNNNNNNNNNNNNNNNNNNNNNNNNNNNNNNNNNNNNNNNNNNNNNNNNNNNNNNNNNNNNNNNNNNNNNNNNNNNNNNNNNNNNNNNNNNNNNNNNNNNNNNNNNNNNNNNNNNNNNNNNNNNNNNNNNNNNNNNNNNNNNNNNNNNNNNNNNNNNNNNNNNNNNNNNNNNNNNNNNNNNNNNNNNNNNNNNNNNNNNNNNNNNNNNNNNNNNNNNNNNNNNNNNNNNNNNNNNNNNNNNNNNNNNNNNNNNNNNNNNNNNNNNNNNNNNNNNNNNNNNNNNNNNNNNNNNNNNNNNNNNNNNNNNNNNNNNNNNNNNNNNNNNNNNNNNNNNNNNNNNNNNNNNNNNNNNNNNNNNNNNNNNNNNNNNNNNNNNNNNNNNNNNNNNNNNNNNNNNNNNNNNNNNNNNNNNNNNNNNNNNNNNNNNNNNNNNNNNNNNNNNNNNNNNNNNNNNNNNNNNNNNNNNNNNNNNNNNNNNNNNNNNNNNNNNNNNNNNNNNNNNNNNNNNNNNNNNNNNNNNNNNNNNNNNNNNNNNNNNNNNNNNNNNNNNNNNNNNNNNNNNNNNNNNNNNNNNNNNNNNNNNNNNNNNNNNNNNNNNNNNNNNNNNNNNNNNNNNNNNNNNNNNNNNNNNNNNNNNNNNNNNNNNNNNNNNNNNNNNNNNNNNNNNNNNNNNNNNNNNNNNNNNNNNNNNNNNNNNNNNNNNNNNNNNNNNNNNNNNNNNNNNNNNNNNNNNNNNNNNNNNNNNNNNNNNNNNNNNNNNNNNNNNNNNNNNNNNNNNNNNNNNNNNNNNNNNNNNNNNNNNNNNNNNNNNNNNNNNNNNNNNNNNNTCTTCCTTCTCCAGAGGATGCCATCAGCCTTCTGAAAAGGACGCAGAAAATGCTAGCTTGTTCAAATCTCAGGCTACATACGCTGGCTTCTAACAATAAAAAGGTGATGGAAGCCTTTTCCTGTGAGGATCATGCTACAAACCTGAAGGACCTGGATCTTGATTCTGATAATCTACCTGTGCAGCGCAGTTTGGGTTTGCTGTGGGACTTGGATTCAGACAGTTTCACTTATCAAGTTCAAGATGAGAAAAAGGYGTTCACCCGGCGTGGAATCCTCTCTACTGTAAACAGTCTGTATGACCCACTTGGATTTGTGTCTCCTATCACCATTCAGGGTAAAGCACTTCTTCGGGAACTCACCATAGATTCCCCAGACTGGGATGCTCCCCTATCCCCAGAAAAGGAGAAGTTGTGGGAGAGCTGGAGAAACACTCTTAAAGAGTTGGAGCATTTTAAGATTCCTAGATTGTACACACATGTGCCACCATCTGCTGCTAAGCGCACAGAACTATGTRTGTTCTCAGATGCCTCGGAGAGAGCAGTGGCAGCAGCTGCTTATTTAAAGACTGTGGATGGACATGGAAAATGCTATACAGGTTTGATAGCAAGTAAGGTRAGACTTGCTCCACGGCCTGGATATACTATACCCAGACTGGAACTTTGTGCCGCAGTTATGGCAGTGAATTTGTCGGAAACCATTGTGTCTGAAACTGACATCCATTTCACAACGATCACTTTCTATTCAGACAGGAAAGTTGTTCTGGGTTACATTTACAATGAGAAAAGGAGATTTCATGTGTTTGTTCACAACCGAGTCCACAGAATCAGACGCAGMACACTGCCACAGCAATGGCAGTATGTGCACACGGAGCACAACCCTGCAGACATTGCAACACGACCTGTCCCAGTAGAACTTTTAAGAAATACAATATGGTTCACTGGTCCAGCCTTTTTGTCCAAACCATCTGCAGGTTTTTGGATCCTCGGTTGCAAACRGTGTGTGAGTAAGCTCATCTTTGAGTGCATCACATGTAAAAGGCTCAGAGGAAGGTGTGAAGTTCAAAAAAATGGCAGATCTCCCAGCCGACAGGCTCAGCATTGAACCGCCATTTTCGAATATTGGCCTAGATGTTTTTGGCCCMTGGCCTGTAACTGCCCGACGTACAAGAGGAGGTTATGCGGAGASCAAAAGATGGGCTATTCTATTCACCTGTTTAAGTGTTAGAGCCATCCATATCGAGGTCATTGAATCTCTGGAYACCTCCAGTTTCATAAATGGATTGAGAAGGTTCCTGGCAATTCGTGGACCAGTGAAGTACATCAGCTCTGATAGAGGAACTAATTTCATTGGAGCCTCAAAGGTCCTAGGAATACCATCAAACATTGATGGGGAATCTGTGAAGAGATTTCTTTCAGATCATGACTGTACTTGGACCTTCAACAGCCCACACTCTTCCCATATGGGTGGAGTGTGGGAACGGATGATTGGACGCCGCATTTTGGACTCAATGTTTCTTCAGATGGGGTCTTCCAAACTCACKCACGAGGTGCTCGTAACCTTYATGGCAGAGGTCACCGCCATTGTGAACAACAGACCATTGATTCCTGTCTCCAATGACCCTATGGATCCATTCATTCTTACACCGGCAACATTGTTAACGCAGAAAGTGGGTCTTTGTCCGGCACCTGTAGGAGACTTTGACGACAAAGACTTGTCCCGACAACAGTGGCGCAGAGTCCAAAGTCTGTCAGACACATTCTGGGACAGATGGCGCAAGCAGTATTTATCTACTCTACAACCTCGCAAAAAGTGGACATCTGTACACAGAAGCTTAAAACCAGGAGATGTTGTACTCCTGAGAGACAATGCAGTGAAACGCAATGTCTGGCCTATGGGCATCATTGCTGAGGTGTACCCCAGTAAAGATGGACTTGTTCGGAAGGTTCAGGTTAGAGTGGCAAAAGCAGATGGCGTAAAGTTGTTCTTACGACCTGCAAGTGAAGTAGTTTTGCTTATTTCTTCTGCAGAGTAATGTTTGAGAATGTTGTTRATGGTGAAACACTTGTAGTTTCAGACGGGGAGTGTGTTGTTGTGTcaatttgtttgacatttcgCAGGTTTGTACTKCAGAGGCGTTCAGTTGTTGCCATCTAGTGGCGGAATTGGGTGCTGMWTTTTGGGAGCCTGCCKTTTGATGATGTCATAGGCAGGGGAMAGGGCAGGAGAGTGCTGGGCATGGTTTTCTCTCAGTGGCGCTGCAGCTTCAATTCAGTCGGTTATTGAAAGCACTGTTGTTTTACCCTACTCCAACTGGCTTCATTAAAGAGTCAACGTACGCCCTCTTGTCTTGTGGTCATTTTGGAGAGGAGTTATCTGAATGTCGACTCCACCAAGGCGATGGAGGTAAAGGACATGACAGGGCAAATTtctcttatattggtcaatcgttttattttaaatatgctgtagaaGCCGTAGTTcgatgattagttcagtttttgtcgcttgtttaacttttatgaattgcagcagctgcagtgcgccataataaaggtacaataaagctgataaacaggtgaagaaccaaacaccacttctattctgccttttctcgctctgtgt
Proteins encoded:
- the LOC108167170 gene encoding uncharacterized protein LOC108167170, with amino-acid sequence MADLPADRLSIEPPFSNIGLDVFGPWPVTARRTRGGYAEXKRWAILFTCLSVRAIHIEVIESLDTSSFINGLRRFLAIRGPVKYISSDRGTNFIGASKVLGIPSNIDGESVKRFLSDHDCTWTFNSPHSSHMGGVWERMIGRRILDSMFLQMGSSKLTHEVLVTFMAEVTAIVNNRPLIPVSNDPMDPFILTPATLLTQKVGLCPAPVGDFDDKDLSRQQWRRVQSLSDTFWDRWRKQYLSTLQPRKKWTSVHRSLKPGDVVLLRDNAVKRNVWPMGIIAEVYPSKDGLVRKVQVRVAKADGVKLFLRPASEVVLLISSAE